A genomic stretch from Erigeron canadensis isolate Cc75 chromosome 9, C_canadensis_v1, whole genome shotgun sequence includes:
- the LOC122582095 gene encoding 3-oxoacyl-[acyl-carrier-protein] synthase I, chloroplastic-like isoform X2: MDGQVLLWSSALSGSLLDPPKIKLPRVHMVRSPVLPSASGVTAPKRERDPRKRVVVTGMGVVSVFGNNVDMYYHKLLSGESGIGSIDRFDASKLPIQFGGQIHGFINEYIDTKLDRELDDCQRYCMVAGKKALEHACLGVEELLKVEKERAGVLVGSGMGGVTVFCDGVESLLDRDYNKNAPSFTPYYYMTNMGSALLAIELGFMGPNYSISAACASSNFCFYAAANHIREGEADLMIAGGVEASFVPVGFGGFSACRALSSRNDDPRTACRPWDKDRDGFVMGEGAGVLVMESLEHAMKRDAPILAEYLGGAIKCDAYHITNPQPDGLGLSYCLHSCLEDAGVSVEEVNYINAHATSSVVGDLTELKALKNVFNPTSHIKMNATKSMIGHGLGAAGGLEAIATIKAIQTGWLHPTVNQFNLEPAVNFDTVANQKQQHEINVAISNSIGFGGNNSVVAFSAFKR; the protein is encoded by the exons ATGGACGGTCAAGTTCTTCTCTGGTCATCGGCTCTATCGGGCTCCCTCCTTGACCCACCAAAAATAAAGTTACCAAGGGTTCATATGGTCCGCTCACCAGTATTACCTTCAGCATCTGGTGTCACAGCTCCAAAACGAGAGAGAGATCCCAGAAAGCGGGTTGTCGTGACAGGCATGGGTGTTGTCTCGGTGTTTGGGAACAACGTTGATATGTATTACCATAAACTTTTATCTGGAGAGAGTGGGATCGGGTCTATAGACAGGTTTGATGCTTCCAAACTTCCAATACAGTTTGGAGGTCAGATTCACGGCTTCATCAATGAGTATATTGACACCAAATTAGACCGGGAACTTGATGATTGTCAAAGGTACTGTATGGTTGCTGGGAAAAAAGCTCTTGAACATGCTTGTCTTGGTGTTGAAGAACTCCTTAAG GTTGAAAAAGAGCGTGCCGGAGTGCTTGTTGGATCTGGCATGGGAGGTGTTACAGTATTTTGTGATGGTGTAGAGTCACTCTTAGATAGAgattataataaaaatgcacCAAGTTTCACACCTTATTACTACATGACTAATATGGGCTCTGCATTACTTGCGATAGAACTTGGGTTTATGGGACCAAACTACTCCATTTCAGCTGCTTGTGCCTCTTCAAACTTTTGCTTTTATGCAGCTGCAAATCATATTCGTGAAGGTGAGGCTGACTTGATGATAGCTGGTGGTGTTGAAGCTTCTTTTGTTCCGGTTGGATTCGGAGGCTTTTCTGCTTGTAGAGCATTGTCTAGCAGAAATGATGATCCTCGGACCGCTTGCAGACCATGGGACAAAGATAGAGACGGCTTTGTCATGGGCGAAGGTGCTGGTGTTTTG GTGATGGAGAGTTTAGAACATGCAATGAAAAGGGATGCACCAATACTTGCTGAATACTTGGGAGGTGCTATTAAGTGTGATGCATATCATATAACTAATCCACAACCTGACGGGCTTGGCCTTTCATATTGCTTACATAGCTGCCTTGAGGATGCTGGAGTATCCGTTGAAGAG gtaAACTACATTAATGCACACGCCACTTCCTCCGTGGTTGGTGATCTCACTGAGTTAAAAGCTCTGAAGAACGTATTCAACCCCACTTCCCATATCAAAATGAACGCCACCAAG TCCATGATCGGGCATGGTTTGGGAGCAGCTGGAGGCCTGGAAGCTATTGCTACAATTAAAGCGATTCAAACAGGATGGTTGCACCCAACTGTTAATCAATTC AACCTTGAACCTGCAGTAAACTTCGATACTGTTGCAAATCAAAAGCAGCAACATGAAATCAATGTCG CCATTTCAAATTCAATAGGTTTTGGTGGAAACAACTCTGTTGTAGCATTCTCTGCATTCAAACGTTGA
- the LOC122582095 gene encoding 3-oxoacyl-[acyl-carrier-protein] synthase I, chloroplastic-like isoform X1: MDGQVLLWSSALSGSLLDPPKIKLPRVHMVRSPVLPSASGVTAPKRERDPRKRVVVTGMGVVSVFGNNVDMYYHKLLSGESGIGSIDRFDASKLPIQFGGQIHGFINEYIDTKLDRELDDCQRYCMVAGKKALEHACLGVEELLKVEKERAGVLVGSGMGGVTVFCDGVESLLDRDYNKNAPSFTPYYYMTNMGSALLAIELGFMGPNYSISAACASSNFCFYAAANHIREGEADLMIAGGVEASFVPVGFGGFSACRALSSRNDDPRTACRPWDKDRDGFVMGEGAGVLVMESLEHAMKRDAPILAEYLGGAIKCDAYHITNPQPDGLGLSYCLHSCLEDAGVSVEEVNYINAHATSSVVGDLTELKALKNVFNPTSHIKMNATKSMIGHGLGAAGGLEAIATIKAIQTGWLHPTVNQFVRVTSIFSRSFFFQVLTHCFFQLKNLEPAVNFDTVANQKQQHEINVAISNSIGFGGNNSVVAFSAFKR; encoded by the exons ATGGACGGTCAAGTTCTTCTCTGGTCATCGGCTCTATCGGGCTCCCTCCTTGACCCACCAAAAATAAAGTTACCAAGGGTTCATATGGTCCGCTCACCAGTATTACCTTCAGCATCTGGTGTCACAGCTCCAAAACGAGAGAGAGATCCCAGAAAGCGGGTTGTCGTGACAGGCATGGGTGTTGTCTCGGTGTTTGGGAACAACGTTGATATGTATTACCATAAACTTTTATCTGGAGAGAGTGGGATCGGGTCTATAGACAGGTTTGATGCTTCCAAACTTCCAATACAGTTTGGAGGTCAGATTCACGGCTTCATCAATGAGTATATTGACACCAAATTAGACCGGGAACTTGATGATTGTCAAAGGTACTGTATGGTTGCTGGGAAAAAAGCTCTTGAACATGCTTGTCTTGGTGTTGAAGAACTCCTTAAG GTTGAAAAAGAGCGTGCCGGAGTGCTTGTTGGATCTGGCATGGGAGGTGTTACAGTATTTTGTGATGGTGTAGAGTCACTCTTAGATAGAgattataataaaaatgcacCAAGTTTCACACCTTATTACTACATGACTAATATGGGCTCTGCATTACTTGCGATAGAACTTGGGTTTATGGGACCAAACTACTCCATTTCAGCTGCTTGTGCCTCTTCAAACTTTTGCTTTTATGCAGCTGCAAATCATATTCGTGAAGGTGAGGCTGACTTGATGATAGCTGGTGGTGTTGAAGCTTCTTTTGTTCCGGTTGGATTCGGAGGCTTTTCTGCTTGTAGAGCATTGTCTAGCAGAAATGATGATCCTCGGACCGCTTGCAGACCATGGGACAAAGATAGAGACGGCTTTGTCATGGGCGAAGGTGCTGGTGTTTTG GTGATGGAGAGTTTAGAACATGCAATGAAAAGGGATGCACCAATACTTGCTGAATACTTGGGAGGTGCTATTAAGTGTGATGCATATCATATAACTAATCCACAACCTGACGGGCTTGGCCTTTCATATTGCTTACATAGCTGCCTTGAGGATGCTGGAGTATCCGTTGAAGAG gtaAACTACATTAATGCACACGCCACTTCCTCCGTGGTTGGTGATCTCACTGAGTTAAAAGCTCTGAAGAACGTATTCAACCCCACTTCCCATATCAAAATGAACGCCACCAAG TCCATGATCGGGCATGGTTTGGGAGCAGCTGGAGGCCTGGAAGCTATTGCTACAATTAAAGCGATTCAAACAGGATGGTTGCACCCAACTGTTAATCAATTCGTACGTGTTACCTCTATTTTTAGtcgatcttttttttttcaagttctCACTCACTGTTTCTTTCAACTGAAGAACCTTGAACCTGCAGTAAACTTCGATACTGTTGCAAATCAAAAGCAGCAACATGAAATCAATGTCG CCATTTCAAATTCAATAGGTTTTGGTGGAAACAACTCTGTTGTAGCATTCTCTGCATTCAAACGTTGA
- the LOC122582095 gene encoding 3-oxoacyl-[acyl-carrier-protein] synthase I, chloroplastic-like isoform X5 has translation MDGQVLLWSSALSGSLLDPPKIKLPRVHMVRSPVLPSASGVTAPKRERDPRKRVVVTGMGVVSVFGNNVDMYYHKLLSGESGIGSIDRFDASKLPIQFGGQIHGFINEYIDTKLDRELDDCQRYCMVAGKKALEHACLGVEELLKVEKERAGVLVGSGMGGVTVFCDGVESLLDRDYNKNAPSFTPYYYMTNMGSALLAIELGFMGPNYSISAACASSNFCFYAAANHIREGEADLMIAGGVEASFVPVGFGGFSACRALSSRNDDPRTACRPWDKDRDGFVMGEGAGVLVMESLEHAMKRDAPILAEYLGGAIKCDAYHITNPQPDGLGLSYCLHSCLEDAGVSVEEVNYINAHATSSVVGDLTELKALKNVFNPTSHIKMNATKSMIGHGLGAAGGLEAIATIKAIQTGWLHPTVNQF, from the exons ATGGACGGTCAAGTTCTTCTCTGGTCATCGGCTCTATCGGGCTCCCTCCTTGACCCACCAAAAATAAAGTTACCAAGGGTTCATATGGTCCGCTCACCAGTATTACCTTCAGCATCTGGTGTCACAGCTCCAAAACGAGAGAGAGATCCCAGAAAGCGGGTTGTCGTGACAGGCATGGGTGTTGTCTCGGTGTTTGGGAACAACGTTGATATGTATTACCATAAACTTTTATCTGGAGAGAGTGGGATCGGGTCTATAGACAGGTTTGATGCTTCCAAACTTCCAATACAGTTTGGAGGTCAGATTCACGGCTTCATCAATGAGTATATTGACACCAAATTAGACCGGGAACTTGATGATTGTCAAAGGTACTGTATGGTTGCTGGGAAAAAAGCTCTTGAACATGCTTGTCTTGGTGTTGAAGAACTCCTTAAG GTTGAAAAAGAGCGTGCCGGAGTGCTTGTTGGATCTGGCATGGGAGGTGTTACAGTATTTTGTGATGGTGTAGAGTCACTCTTAGATAGAgattataataaaaatgcacCAAGTTTCACACCTTATTACTACATGACTAATATGGGCTCTGCATTACTTGCGATAGAACTTGGGTTTATGGGACCAAACTACTCCATTTCAGCTGCTTGTGCCTCTTCAAACTTTTGCTTTTATGCAGCTGCAAATCATATTCGTGAAGGTGAGGCTGACTTGATGATAGCTGGTGGTGTTGAAGCTTCTTTTGTTCCGGTTGGATTCGGAGGCTTTTCTGCTTGTAGAGCATTGTCTAGCAGAAATGATGATCCTCGGACCGCTTGCAGACCATGGGACAAAGATAGAGACGGCTTTGTCATGGGCGAAGGTGCTGGTGTTTTG GTGATGGAGAGTTTAGAACATGCAATGAAAAGGGATGCACCAATACTTGCTGAATACTTGGGAGGTGCTATTAAGTGTGATGCATATCATATAACTAATCCACAACCTGACGGGCTTGGCCTTTCATATTGCTTACATAGCTGCCTTGAGGATGCTGGAGTATCCGTTGAAGAG gtaAACTACATTAATGCACACGCCACTTCCTCCGTGGTTGGTGATCTCACTGAGTTAAAAGCTCTGAAGAACGTATTCAACCCCACTTCCCATATCAAAATGAACGCCACCAAG TCCATGATCGGGCATGGTTTGGGAGCAGCTGGAGGCCTGGAAGCTATTGCTACAATTAAAGCGATTCAAACAGGATGGTTGCACCCAACTGTTAATCAATTC TAA
- the LOC122582095 gene encoding 3-oxoacyl-[acyl-carrier-protein] synthase I, chloroplastic-like isoform X3, whose product MDGQVLLWSSALSGSLLDPPKIKLPRVHMVRSPVLPSASGVTAPKRERDPRKRVVVTGMGVVSVFGNNVDMYYHKLLSGESGIGSIDRFDASKLPIQFGGQIHGFINEYIDTKLDRELDDCQRYCMVAGKKALEHACLGVEELLKVEKERAGVLVGSGMGGVTVFCDGVESLLDRDYNKNAPSFTPYYYMTNMGSALLAIELGFMGPNYSISAACASSNFCFYAAANHIREGEADLMIAGGVEASFVPVGFGGFSACRALSSRNDDPRTACRPWDKDRDGFVMGEGAGVLVMESLEHAMKRDAPILAEYLGGAIKCDAYHITNPQPDGLGLSYCLHSCLEDAGVSVEEVNYINAHATSSVVGDLTELKALKNVFNPTSHIKMNATKSMIGHGLGAAGGLEAIATIKAIQTGWLHPTVNQFNLEPAVNFDTVANQKQQHEINVGFGGNNSVVAFSAFKR is encoded by the exons ATGGACGGTCAAGTTCTTCTCTGGTCATCGGCTCTATCGGGCTCCCTCCTTGACCCACCAAAAATAAAGTTACCAAGGGTTCATATGGTCCGCTCACCAGTATTACCTTCAGCATCTGGTGTCACAGCTCCAAAACGAGAGAGAGATCCCAGAAAGCGGGTTGTCGTGACAGGCATGGGTGTTGTCTCGGTGTTTGGGAACAACGTTGATATGTATTACCATAAACTTTTATCTGGAGAGAGTGGGATCGGGTCTATAGACAGGTTTGATGCTTCCAAACTTCCAATACAGTTTGGAGGTCAGATTCACGGCTTCATCAATGAGTATATTGACACCAAATTAGACCGGGAACTTGATGATTGTCAAAGGTACTGTATGGTTGCTGGGAAAAAAGCTCTTGAACATGCTTGTCTTGGTGTTGAAGAACTCCTTAAG GTTGAAAAAGAGCGTGCCGGAGTGCTTGTTGGATCTGGCATGGGAGGTGTTACAGTATTTTGTGATGGTGTAGAGTCACTCTTAGATAGAgattataataaaaatgcacCAAGTTTCACACCTTATTACTACATGACTAATATGGGCTCTGCATTACTTGCGATAGAACTTGGGTTTATGGGACCAAACTACTCCATTTCAGCTGCTTGTGCCTCTTCAAACTTTTGCTTTTATGCAGCTGCAAATCATATTCGTGAAGGTGAGGCTGACTTGATGATAGCTGGTGGTGTTGAAGCTTCTTTTGTTCCGGTTGGATTCGGAGGCTTTTCTGCTTGTAGAGCATTGTCTAGCAGAAATGATGATCCTCGGACCGCTTGCAGACCATGGGACAAAGATAGAGACGGCTTTGTCATGGGCGAAGGTGCTGGTGTTTTG GTGATGGAGAGTTTAGAACATGCAATGAAAAGGGATGCACCAATACTTGCTGAATACTTGGGAGGTGCTATTAAGTGTGATGCATATCATATAACTAATCCACAACCTGACGGGCTTGGCCTTTCATATTGCTTACATAGCTGCCTTGAGGATGCTGGAGTATCCGTTGAAGAG gtaAACTACATTAATGCACACGCCACTTCCTCCGTGGTTGGTGATCTCACTGAGTTAAAAGCTCTGAAGAACGTATTCAACCCCACTTCCCATATCAAAATGAACGCCACCAAG TCCATGATCGGGCATGGTTTGGGAGCAGCTGGAGGCCTGGAAGCTATTGCTACAATTAAAGCGATTCAAACAGGATGGTTGCACCCAACTGTTAATCAATTC AACCTTGAACCTGCAGTAAACTTCGATACTGTTGCAAATCAAAAGCAGCAACATGAAATCAATGTCG GTTTTGGTGGAAACAACTCTGTTGTAGCATTCTCTGCATTCAAACGTTGA
- the LOC122582095 gene encoding 3-oxoacyl-[acyl-carrier-protein] synthase I, chloroplastic-like isoform X4: MDGQVLLWSSALSGSLLDPPKIKLPRVHMVRSPVLPSASGVTAPKRERDPRKRVVVTGMGVVSVFGNNVDMYYHKLLSGESGIGSIDRFDASKLPIQFGGQIHGFINEYIDTKLDRELDDCQRYCMVAGKKALEHACLGVEELLKVEKERAGVLVGSGMGGVTVFCDGVESLLDRDYNKNAPSFTPYYYMTNMGSALLAIELGFMGPNYSISAACASSNFCFYAAANHIREGEADLMIAGGVEASFVPVGFGGFSACRALSSRNDDPRTACRPWDKDRDGFVMGEGAGVLVMESLEHAMKRDAPILAEYLGGAIKCDAYHITNPQPDGLGLSYCLHSCLEDAGVSVEEVNYINAHATSSVVGDLTELKALKNVFNPTSHIKMNATKSMIGHGLGAAGGLEAIATIKAIQTGWLHPTVNQFNLEPAVNFDTVANQKQQHEINPFQIQ, encoded by the exons ATGGACGGTCAAGTTCTTCTCTGGTCATCGGCTCTATCGGGCTCCCTCCTTGACCCACCAAAAATAAAGTTACCAAGGGTTCATATGGTCCGCTCACCAGTATTACCTTCAGCATCTGGTGTCACAGCTCCAAAACGAGAGAGAGATCCCAGAAAGCGGGTTGTCGTGACAGGCATGGGTGTTGTCTCGGTGTTTGGGAACAACGTTGATATGTATTACCATAAACTTTTATCTGGAGAGAGTGGGATCGGGTCTATAGACAGGTTTGATGCTTCCAAACTTCCAATACAGTTTGGAGGTCAGATTCACGGCTTCATCAATGAGTATATTGACACCAAATTAGACCGGGAACTTGATGATTGTCAAAGGTACTGTATGGTTGCTGGGAAAAAAGCTCTTGAACATGCTTGTCTTGGTGTTGAAGAACTCCTTAAG GTTGAAAAAGAGCGTGCCGGAGTGCTTGTTGGATCTGGCATGGGAGGTGTTACAGTATTTTGTGATGGTGTAGAGTCACTCTTAGATAGAgattataataaaaatgcacCAAGTTTCACACCTTATTACTACATGACTAATATGGGCTCTGCATTACTTGCGATAGAACTTGGGTTTATGGGACCAAACTACTCCATTTCAGCTGCTTGTGCCTCTTCAAACTTTTGCTTTTATGCAGCTGCAAATCATATTCGTGAAGGTGAGGCTGACTTGATGATAGCTGGTGGTGTTGAAGCTTCTTTTGTTCCGGTTGGATTCGGAGGCTTTTCTGCTTGTAGAGCATTGTCTAGCAGAAATGATGATCCTCGGACCGCTTGCAGACCATGGGACAAAGATAGAGACGGCTTTGTCATGGGCGAAGGTGCTGGTGTTTTG GTGATGGAGAGTTTAGAACATGCAATGAAAAGGGATGCACCAATACTTGCTGAATACTTGGGAGGTGCTATTAAGTGTGATGCATATCATATAACTAATCCACAACCTGACGGGCTTGGCCTTTCATATTGCTTACATAGCTGCCTTGAGGATGCTGGAGTATCCGTTGAAGAG gtaAACTACATTAATGCACACGCCACTTCCTCCGTGGTTGGTGATCTCACTGAGTTAAAAGCTCTGAAGAACGTATTCAACCCCACTTCCCATATCAAAATGAACGCCACCAAG TCCATGATCGGGCATGGTTTGGGAGCAGCTGGAGGCCTGGAAGCTATTGCTACAATTAAAGCGATTCAAACAGGATGGTTGCACCCAACTGTTAATCAATTC AACCTTGAACCTGCAGTAAACTTCGATACTGTTGCAAATCAAAAGCAGCAACATGAAATCAAT CCATTTCAAATTCAATAG